A stretch of the Lolium perenne isolate Kyuss_39 chromosome 3, Kyuss_2.0, whole genome shotgun sequence genome encodes the following:
- the LOC139838191 gene encoding uncharacterized protein: protein MTIEEYMSVCPEWAEQHREAWEELIRARWLRQDEEFAAVSRRNMENRGTGGTHCAGNRDYTRFKGKKVAEAPPGVVLHDAQIYDMMRTKQKPNPALPQPQYYGNAKAAKEDYCDMVKSRHPEVYDPLSIPVDEESLVLSGHGRPHGRFPWLNKAVKPTHSTSYTRLKHTLTADSPQPRPRPARPPAYDPDFEAAFEACNEAYQQAAAQWNRQNTAYMSYISGVAGGVVRNPAGFVGARSKPLSGITDPLIAEAMALREGVVFARLRGFTRVLMEVDCLEIVNPWDSRWFSRSCCAYNPRN from the exons atgaccattgaggagtacatgtcg gtttgtcccgagtgggccgagcagcatagggaggcatgggaggagctgattagggcgaggtggctcaggcaggacgaggagtttgcagccgtgtcgaggcgtaacatggagaaccgaggcaccggtggcacacactgcgcgggaaaccgcgactacacccgcttcaaggggaaaaag gtggccgaggcaccacctggggtggtgcttcatgatgcccagatatatgacatgatgcggacgaagcagaagcccaatcccgcattgcctcagccacagtactacggcaatgccaaggccgccaaggaggactactgcgacatggtcaagtctcgtcaccccgaggtgtatgaccccttgagcattccggtcgacgaggagtcgttggtcctgtcggggcacgggcgtccgcatggccgtttcccttgGCTGAATAAGGCGGTCAAGCCTACCCACTCCACGAGCTACACACgcctcaagcataccctcaccgccgacagcccccagcctcgtccacggcctgctcgtccacccgcctacgat cctgacttcgaggcggccttcgaagcctgcaatgaagcgtatcagcaggccgctgcccagtggaataGGCAGAATACGGCCTATATGTCGTATATATCA GGTGTAGCAGGGGGTGTTGTGAGAAACCCTGCTGGCTTCGTTGGTGCCCGGAGTAAACCATTGTCTGGGATCACTGATCCGCTGATTGCCGAGGCAATGGCACTGCGTGAAGGCGTTGTCTTCGCAAGGCTCCGAGGTTTTACGCGAGTGCTTATGGAAGTTGACTGCTTGGAGATCGTCAACCCATGGGACTCGCGCTGGTTCTCGCGCAGTTGTTGCGCCTATAATCCAAGAAATTGA
- the LOC139838189 gene encoding uncharacterized protein has protein sequence MARLLHVYEKLERKRCFFVTRVMEDTFVGGKQRFVVSDDMTIKPASTSSMQSLPQAFHSDGISHRFQEVEQLVDWEQVLSMLKDSLSSVTVLTDAFLSKETKNHNAARAKVKPMVNHNTLPPDQDFATTSPEIKIKIFFNTREKKVKYAECDQEFVDLLLGFMTYPISCVIKITGAGTCHLGRSFRNLYSSVIDLYEAGILKDDITTKLLDSGIMPFDLVSNMASCQPLNCPFPKRDLQDCCWHPELVEGGKYVVEDDLRIHQASAMSVMKHWCGTDKASVLDMDITVRRQEAVALLRALLTSKTALTDAFTSRLEKGFLV, from the exons ATGGCTAGACTTTTGCATGTCTATGAGAAATTAGAGAGAAAGAGATGTTTTTTTGTTACGCGGGTAATGGAAGATACGTTTGTAGGTGGAAAACAACGGTTTGTGGTCAGTGATGACATGACCATCAAGCCGGCATCAACCAGCAGCATGCAGTCGCTGCCGCAGGCCTTTCATTCTGATGGGatctcccatagatttcaggaggTCGAGCAGTTGGTGGACTGGGAGCAG GTTTTATCCATGTTGAAGGATTCTCTTTCATCAGTTACCGTATTGACCGATGCATTTCTATCCAAGGAAACGAAGAATCATAATGCTGCTCGTGCCAAAGTGAAACCAATGGTCAATCACAACACTCTACCGCCAGATCAAGATTTTGCTACTACTTCACCCGAAATCAAGATCAAGATTTTCTTCAACACTCGTGAAAAGAAGGTCAAATATGCTGAATGCGACCAAGAGTTCGTGGACCTCCTCCTAGGTTTCATGACTTACCCTATCAGCTGTGTAATCAAGATCACAGGAGCTGGCACTTGCCATCTTGGCAGGTCCTTCAGAAATCTCTACAGCAGCGTTATCGATCTCTACGAAGCTGGGATCTTAAAAGATGATATCACCACGAAGTTGCTGGATTCAGGCATTATGCCGTTTGATCTTGTTAGCAACATGGCATCCTGTCAGCCACTGAACTGCCCATTTCCGAAGCGTGATCTGCAAGATTGTTGCTGGCATCCGGAGCTCGTTGAAGGAGGGAAGTATGTTGTAGAGGATGATCTACGTATACATCAGGCCTCTGCAATGTCTGTGATGAAACATTGGTGCGGGACAGACAAGGCAAGCGTACTGGATATGGATATTACTGTCAGGAGACAAGAG GCTGTTGCGCTGCTGCGGGCCTTGCTTACTTCGAAGACGGCACTGACCGATGCGTTCACCAGCAGGCTGGAGAAGGGCTTCCTTGTTTGA
- the LOC139837674 gene encoding acidic endochitinase-like encodes MKSRSLTPFLLAGSLVVAFLATCQAGSIAVYWGQNDGEASLAETCASGNYEFVILAFLPKFGKGQTPELNLASHCDPSSGGCRSQSKDIQSCQRSGVKVLLSIGGGDVSYGLSSPGDASQVAMYLWNNYLGGTSSSRPLGDAVLDGIDFDIELGSAKFWNNLATDLKKLGKTVLLSAAPQCPFPDEWDGGAINTGLFDFVWVQFYNNEECQFSAGRSAFLNAWKKWESVPAGKIFLGLPASKDAAGTGFVPARELTSRVLPLIKGSPKYGGVMLWSKFYDDRTGYSDAIKSHV; translated from the coding sequence ATGAAAAGCCGATCTCTCACCCCCTTCTTGCTCGCTGGCTCCCTCGTCGTGGCTTTCCTCGCCACATGCCAGGCCGGCAGCATAGCCGTCTACTGGGGCCAGAACGACGGCGAGGCGTCGCTGGCCGAGACGTGCGCGTCTGGAAACTACGAGTTTGTCATCCTTGCTTTCCTTCCCAAGTTCGGCAAGGGCCAGACGCCGGAGCTAAACCTTGCCAGCCACTGCGACCCCTCGTCAGGTGGTTGCAGAAGCCAGAGCAAAGATATCCAGTCGTGCCAGCGCAGCGGCGTCAAGGTCCTGCTCTCcatcggcggcggcgacgtgagCTACGGCCTCTCGTCCCCTGGCGACGCCAGTCAGGTCGCCATGTACCTATGGAACAACTACCTGGGCGGCACGTCTTCCTCTCGCCCTTTGGGCGACGCCGTACTCGACGGCATCGACTTCGACATCGAGCTCGGCAGCGCCAAGTTCTGGAACAATCTCGCCACGGACCTGAAGAAGTTGGGCAAGACGGTGCTGCTGAGCGCTGCGCCGCAGTGCCCATTCCCCGACGAGTGGGATGGCGGCGCGATCAACACCGGCCTGTTCGACTTCGTGTGGGTGCAGTTCTACAACAACGAGGAGTGCCAGTTTAGCGCAGGTCGGAGTGCATTCCTTAACGCATGGAAGAAGTGGGAGTCGGTGCCGGCGGGGAAAATCTTCCTTGGACTACCGGCTTCCAAAGACGCTGCGGGGACGGGGTTCGTGCCCGCCCGCGAGCTCACCTCGCGTGTTCTGCCGCTGATCAAGGGCTCTCCCAAGTACGGTGGTGTCATGCTGTGGTCCAAGTTCTACGACGACCGCACGGGTTACAGCGACGCCATCAAGAGCCACGTCTGA
- the LOC139838190 gene encoding uncharacterized protein, whose amino-acid sequence MAAIKIKLVVDRLQKQVLFADAGSDFVDVLLTFLTLPLSSIQLVAGASSPDCLSNLCASVQHLGDNELLNGEVHSFSLLTVFSVSRGTSGTEPVWFQASTSNVLSILSGFGAEGIKGAYEVDVNIGWAEVASMLKTCVSSTTIFTDVLLTKGTDSGAVRPALLINRSLLTIHRPQGQETNVACPPISIKLFYDRQDRKVMYAECKHDFVDLLLSFLTYPMGCVVKNLAGTSHVCGSFNNLYSSAASLDAAGFLKGACFGHKNTLLDPSLAPFKTRSNDSGKSVAAWYHLCQMPACSCAKDKRSCRLCDPRFVDDYTYVIDDELLIHQASAVSVLKHWCKRDWGKAVALLRAVVNSKTALTDAFKERINGPWLIVAFTGKPPSMLRVVQPP is encoded by the exons ATGGCCGCCATCAAGATCAAGCTCGTCGTGGACAGGTTACAGAAGCAAGTCCTGTTCGCCGACGCCGGCTCCGACTTTGTCGACGTTCTTCTCACCTTCCTGACGCTTCCCCTATCCAGCATTCAGCTCGTCGCGGGCGCGTCCTCGCCGGATTGTCTCTCAAACCTCTGCGCCAGTGTCCAACACCTGGGAGACAATGAACTGTTGAACGGTGAG GTGCACTCGTTCAGTCTGCTCACGGTGTTCTCCGTTTCTAGGGGAACATCAGGGACAGAGCCAGTGTGGTTCCAG GCTTCAACGAGCAACGTGTTGTCGATTCTTTCAGGGTTCGGTGCAGAAGGGATAAAGGGCGCTTACGAGGTGGACGTTAACATAGGATGGGCGGAG GTGGCTTCCATGCTCAAGACATGTGTCTCATCCACCACCATATTCACCGATGTGCTTCTCACAAAAGGGACTGACTCTGGAGCTGTTCGTCCAGCTTTGCTTATTAATAGATCGCTGCTCACAATTCACAGGCCCCAGGGACAAGAAACCAACGTCGCTTGTCCTCCAATCAGCATCAAGCTTTTCTACGATAGGCAGGACAGAAAGGTCATGTATGCGGAGTGCAAGCACGACTTCGTGGACCTGCTCCTCAGCTTCCTCACCTACCCGATGGGGTGCGTAGTCAAGAACCTGGCCGGCACCTCTCATGTGTGCGGTAGCTTCAACAATCTTTACAGTAGTGCCGCAAGTCTCGACGCAGCTGGATTCTTGAAGGGGGCCTGCTTCGGCCACAAAAACACGCTGCTTGATCCAAGCCTTGCACCGTTCAAGACGCGCAGCAATGATTCGGGAAAATCGGTTGCAGCATGGTATCATCTATGCCAGATGCCAGCTTGCTCGTGTGCAAAGGATAAAAGATCATGCCGTTTGTGTGATCCTAGGTTTGTCGATGATTACACCTATGTAATTGACGACGAACTGCTTATACATCAGGCTTCTGCAGTGTCGGTGCTGAAGCATTGGTGTAAGAGAGACTGGGGTAAA GCTGTTGCGCTACTGCGAGCGGTGGTGAATTCGAAGACTGCTCTGACAGACGCGTTCAAGGAGAG gatcaatggACCCTGGCTGATTGTTGCATTCACGGGGAAGCCACCATCCATGCTGAGGGTCGTCCAACCGCCGTAA